In one uncultured Methanoregula sp. genomic region, the following are encoded:
- a CDS encoding PKD domain-containing protein translates to MKRRIFMAVSISIACIVVLLIMPVAATTLPVAGFVSNVTSGTTPLNVQFMDVTTNSPTEWIWSFGDGDTSTAQNPTHTYTRAGTYTVTLAATNAGGSNTVTTAEYVTVTRPVIAPVAYFVSNVTSGTEPVAVQFLDTSTNSPTSAVWAFGDGSTAAGPSPSHTYTSAGVYTVTLTVTNAAGSNTVTRTGYITAGAPVTDVPVAWFVSTMNSGTVPQTVQFIDASTNFPYSWVWLFGDGDTSTAQNPLHTYTRIGTYNVTLTATNAWGNHTVTRDNYIIVSSSIPVASFVSAPLSGTAPLAVRFTDTSTNSPTLWDWVFGDGSVSAMQNPSHVYTIPGVYTVSFSAINAAGRGTVIRSDYISVSVLQPPVSSFTSDVRAGIVPLTIQFTDSSTNTPDSWAWSFGDGTVATAKNPSHTYMRTGSYTVILTSANVAGSNTSMMKDYITVSEPPGTAAVTTVRETVLPTSSTTSDAAVMVTAASVTQVPNPILSAIDTLTGIPMLALILALLLITGILIIWWMTRSPKRPRGRSGRDL, encoded by the coding sequence ATGAAACGACGGATCTTTATGGCAGTATCAATTTCCATTGCCTGTATCGTCGTGCTTCTCATCATGCCGGTTGCTGCAACAACATTACCCGTCGCGGGATTCGTATCGAATGTAACATCAGGTACCACTCCCCTTAATGTCCAGTTCATGGATGTAACCACGAACTCGCCGACTGAATGGATCTGGTCCTTTGGCGATGGAGATACATCCACTGCACAGAACCCCACTCATACATATACGCGTGCCGGAACCTACACCGTCACCCTTGCTGCAACCAATGCCGGGGGCAGCAATACGGTTACGACGGCGGAGTATGTAACGGTGACCCGACCGGTTATCGCCCCGGTTGCATATTTCGTATCGAACGTGACATCCGGCACCGAACCGGTTGCGGTCCAGTTCCTGGATACCTCCACAAATTCGCCGACATCTGCAGTCTGGGCATTTGGTGATGGCAGTACAGCTGCGGGACCAAGCCCGTCACACACCTACACGAGCGCCGGTGTGTACACGGTAACACTCACCGTAACAAATGCAGCTGGCAGTAATACGGTAACCAGGACCGGGTACATCACGGCAGGTGCTCCGGTTACCGATGTCCCGGTCGCATGGTTTGTCTCCACCATGAACTCCGGGACTGTGCCACAAACCGTCCAGTTCATCGATGCATCCACGAACTTTCCGTACTCATGGGTATGGTTATTTGGCGACGGGGACACATCCACTGCACAGAACCCTTTGCACACGTACACCCGGATTGGTACTTATAATGTAACGCTCACTGCGACAAATGCCTGGGGCAATCACACGGTCACACGAGACAATTATATCATCGTGAGTTCCTCGATCCCGGTGGCGTCGTTTGTCTCTGCTCCATTATCAGGTACGGCACCACTGGCGGTCCGGTTTACGGATACTTCCACGAACTCACCAACCTTGTGGGACTGGGTATTTGGAGACGGAAGCGTGTCGGCGATGCAGAACCCGTCACACGTGTACACAATTCCCGGTGTATACACGGTCTCATTTTCTGCCATAAATGCCGCGGGCAGGGGAACGGTAATCCGGAGTGACTATATCTCGGTATCAGTCCTTCAACCCCCGGTCTCTTCGTTTACTTCTGACGTACGCGCAGGGATTGTACCACTCACCATCCAGTTCACGGATAGTTCCACCAACACCCCGGATTCGTGGGCATGGTCGTTTGGGGACGGGACCGTGGCAACGGCGAAGAATCCCTCCCACACGTATATGCGCACCGGTTCTTATACCGTCATACTGACGTCAGCAAATGTCGCCGGTTCCAATACATCTATGATGAAAGATTACATCACCGTGTCTGAACCGCCCGGGACTGCTGCGGTGACAACGGTTCGGGAAACAGTTTTACCAACCAGTTCAACTACATCGGATGCAGCAGTCATGGTGACTGCTGCTTCAGTGACACAGGTACCGAATCCCATCCTTTCAGCAATCGATACATTAACCGGTATACCTATGCTGGCTCTGATCCTTGCATTGCTGTTGATTACGGGGATATTGATCATCTGGTGGATGACGAGATCCCCAAAAAGACCCCGCGGACGAAGTGGCAGGGATCTCTGA
- a CDS encoding AMP-binding protein, translated as MVRYSITMDENLTQSIDKSCEKRKISRSDWISEATTLHLNQTTGSPTIGSTTLPSSGAVIDRDHHNIPDYEEMYGNFRIDVPEYFNFGFDIIDAWAHKDRNKLAMIWVNQEGVEKKFTFWDLMRLSNQIVNMLIKYGVNKGDRVLIMLPRVPEWWTFTLGLIKRGAVYCPAPTMLTPKDLKYRINLADIKMVITMQEHADKIDEIAKECPSLTCRMLIDGKRPGWISYPVELDYPAPVSAKLVNLPGMKKTRSTDPLVIFFTSGTTGEPKMVLHEQSYPLGHIVTARFWHDLRVNDLHFTLSDTGWAKSAWGKFYGQWIEGSAIFVYDIRSRFNATEILPLIEKYGITTFCCPPTIYRMLILADLDKFDFTELRHCVSAGEPLNPEVIKAWKDATGLTIFEGYGQTETVLCIGTFPGMQPKFGSMGRPSPGWHIELHDDHGKPVGLHEEGRIAISMKHRPVGMFREYLNNDEENKKSFIGDWYYTGDKAYKDEDGYLWFIGRDDDVIKASGYRIGPFEVESALIEHPAVLEAAVVGSPDDIRGLIVKAFIILKPDFKPSEGLVREIQTHVKNVTAPYKYPRAIEFVESLPKTISGKIRRNELRDRERKKYQIENNGCKRT; from the coding sequence ATGGTGCGTTATTCCATCACAATGGACGAAAACCTCACGCAGTCCATTGATAAATCCTGTGAAAAGAGAAAGATATCCCGCTCGGACTGGATCAGCGAAGCCACTACGCTGCATCTGAACCAGACTACAGGAAGCCCGACGATCGGGTCAACAACACTTCCATCAAGCGGAGCGGTGATAGACCGCGATCATCACAACATCCCTGATTATGAAGAGATGTACGGGAACTTCAGGATCGATGTTCCCGAGTACTTCAACTTCGGCTTTGATATCATCGATGCCTGGGCACACAAGGACCGGAACAAACTTGCAATGATCTGGGTGAATCAGGAAGGCGTTGAGAAGAAGTTCACGTTCTGGGACCTGATGCGCCTTTCCAACCAGATCGTGAACATGCTCATCAAGTACGGGGTTAACAAAGGCGATCGCGTCCTGATCATGCTCCCCCGCGTTCCTGAATGGTGGACCTTTACGCTCGGGCTCATCAAGCGTGGAGCAGTATACTGCCCTGCCCCCACCATGCTCACTCCCAAGGATCTCAAGTACCGGATCAATCTCGCTGACATCAAGATGGTCATAACCATGCAGGAGCATGCAGACAAGATCGACGAGATAGCAAAGGAATGCCCGTCGCTTACCTGCAGGATGCTCATTGACGGCAAACGGCCCGGCTGGATCAGTTACCCGGTTGAACTCGACTACCCGGCACCGGTTTCTGCAAAGCTGGTCAATCTTCCCGGCATGAAAAAGACCCGGAGCACCGATCCACTCGTGATCTTCTTCACCTCTGGCACTACGGGTGAACCCAAGATGGTGCTGCACGAACAGAGCTACCCGCTCGGGCACATTGTCACCGCCCGGTTCTGGCATGACCTGCGCGTAAATGACCTGCATTTCACCCTCTCGGATACTGGCTGGGCAAAGAGCGCATGGGGCAAGTTCTATGGGCAGTGGATCGAGGGATCGGCGATATTTGTATACGATATCCGGAGCAGGTTCAATGCCACCGAGATTCTCCCGCTTATAGAGAAATACGGGATAACAACTTTCTGCTGTCCCCCGACGATCTACCGGATGCTTATCCTTGCCGACCTGGACAAGTTCGATTTTACTGAGCTGCGCCACTGCGTGAGTGCGGGGGAACCCCTCAATCCTGAAGTGATCAAGGCCTGGAAGGATGCAACCGGTCTCACCATCTTCGAAGGCTACGGCCAGACCGAGACCGTTCTCTGCATAGGTACCTTCCCCGGCATGCAGCCGAAGTTCGGCTCCATGGGCAGGCCGTCGCCCGGCTGGCATATCGAGCTCCACGATGATCACGGGAAGCCGGTCGGGCTTCACGAAGAAGGCCGGATCGCGATCAGCATGAAACACCGGCCGGTCGGCATGTTCCGGGAATATCTCAACAACGATGAAGAGAACAAGAAGTCATTTATCGGTGACTGGTACTATACCGGTGACAAGGCCTACAAGGACGAGGACGGGTATCTCTGGTTCATCGGCAGGGATGACGACGTGATCAAGGCCTCTGGCTACCGGATCGGCCCGTTCGAGGTTGAGAGTGCCCTGATCGAACATCCTGCAGTGCTGGAGGCAGCAGTTGTAGGTTCCCCCGATGATATCCGGGGCCTGATCGTCAAGGCATTCATCATCTTAAAACCCGATTTTAAGCCCTCTGAAGGTCTCGTCCGCGAGATCCAGACCCACGTGAAGAATGTAACGGCGCCTTACAAGTATCCCCGGGCTATCGAGTTTGTTGAATCCCTGCCAAAGACAATCTCCGGCAAGATCCGCAGGAACGAGCTTCGCGACCGCGAGAGGAAAAAATACCAGATCGAGAATAACGGGTGCAAGAGAACCTGA
- a CDS encoding TATA-box-binding protein: protein MADKKYASLKIENIVASGVIADSIDLAMVSGKIKSCELNTKRFPGAVYRIENPKIASLIFSSGKVVLTGIRDKKALTEGLGIIIKSLKEAGVDTFDEPRVAVTNIVCSYDIGKYINLNKVVITLNLENIEYEPEQFPGLVYRIKDPKIVALLFSSGKIILTGGKTIEDIKKGLDFLEQKLESIM from the coding sequence ATGGCTGATAAAAAGTACGCTTCATTAAAAATTGAGAACATCGTAGCTTCGGGAGTCATCGCCGATTCCATTGATCTTGCAATGGTTTCGGGAAAGATCAAGAGCTGCGAACTCAATACCAAACGGTTCCCAGGCGCGGTCTATCGCATAGAGAATCCAAAAATTGCATCCCTGATCTTCTCAAGCGGGAAAGTCGTGCTGACCGGTATCCGTGACAAGAAAGCATTAACTGAAGGGCTTGGTATCATCATCAAGTCCTTGAAAGAAGCCGGCGTTGATACATTCGATGAGCCCCGGGTCGCAGTCACCAATATTGTCTGCTCATACGATATAGGGAAGTATATCAACCTCAACAAGGTGGTCATTACGCTCAACCTTGAAAATATTGAGTACGAACCCGAGCAGTTCCCCGGCCTTGTTTACCGGATCAAGGATCCCAAGATCGTCGCCCTCCTCTTCTCGAGCGGCAAGATCATCTTAACCGGCGGCAAGACCATTGAAGATATCAAGAAAGGCCTTGACTTCCTCGAGCAGAAGCTCGAGAGTATAATGTAA
- a CDS encoding AMP-binding protein, which produces MKKSGSSTGSYEKMCETFTIDVPEYYNFGFDVIDAWAKKDRNKLAMIWVDQHGGEKKYSFLDLKNLSNQAANVLLKYGINKGDRILIMLPRIPEWWIFVIALIKLGAVLAPCPTMLTARDLKYRVNKGKFRMIITDLENTEKVEEICNECPTLSCRFVVDGERKGWASWPYELLYPAPVSHHAVSIPDTRKTKSSDPMLIYFTSGTTGEPKMVLHDHSYPLGHIITARLWQDLRHNDLHFTVSDTGWAKAAWGKIFGQWIEGACIFVCNFTGKFQATEVLPLLDKYQITTFCCPPTIYRMLILADLDRFDLSSLRHCCSAGEPLNPEVIRVWKEGTGLTIREGYGQSETVCCVAQFPCIEPRPGSMGKPSPGWTVGIHNDDGKPVPSGEEGRLAIRCDPRPPGLIREYIENPEENKKSFVNGWYYTGDKVYSDDDGYFWFVGRDDDVIKSSGYRIGPFEVESALIEHPAVQEAAVVGSPDRIRGLIVKAFVVLNAGFEPSESLVRELKTYVKKTTAPYKYPREIEFVTSLPKTISGKIKRNELRAAELKKYQEQK; this is translated from the coding sequence ATGAAGAAGAGCGGGAGCAGCACCGGAAGTTACGAGAAGATGTGCGAGACCTTCACCATCGACGTGCCGGAATATTACAATTTCGGGTTCGATGTGATAGATGCATGGGCAAAAAAGGACCGCAACAAACTGGCGATGATCTGGGTAGACCAGCACGGCGGGGAGAAGAAATACAGTTTCCTTGATCTGAAAAACCTGTCCAACCAGGCAGCAAACGTACTCCTGAAATACGGGATCAACAAAGGAGATCGCATCCTTATAATGCTCCCCCGTATCCCGGAGTGGTGGATATTTGTGATTGCGCTCATCAAACTTGGTGCGGTATTAGCCCCCTGCCCCACGATGCTTACAGCGCGTGATCTCAAATACCGGGTCAATAAGGGAAAATTCCGTATGATCATTACAGATCTCGAAAACACGGAGAAAGTGGAGGAAATCTGTAATGAGTGCCCGACACTTTCCTGCAGGTTCGTTGTTGATGGTGAGCGCAAGGGCTGGGCGAGCTGGCCTTACGAGCTTCTCTATCCGGCACCCGTCTCGCACCATGCCGTGAGCATTCCGGACACCCGGAAGACCAAAAGCAGTGATCCGATGCTTATCTACTTCACCTCCGGGACTACCGGGGAGCCGAAGATGGTGCTGCACGATCACAGTTACCCGCTCGGGCACATCATCACTGCCCGGCTCTGGCAGGATCTCCGGCACAATGACCTGCACTTCACGGTATCCGATACCGGCTGGGCGAAGGCTGCATGGGGAAAGATCTTCGGGCAGTGGATAGAAGGAGCATGCATCTTTGTCTGCAATTTCACCGGCAAGTTCCAGGCAACCGAAGTGCTGCCGCTGCTGGACAAGTACCAGATCACAACGTTCTGCTGTCCCCCGACGATTTACCGGATGCTCATTCTTGCTGACCTGGACCGGTTCGATCTTTCCTCGCTGCGCCACTGCTGCAGTGCTGGTGAACCATTGAACCCGGAGGTCATCCGGGTCTGGAAGGAAGGTACCGGCCTGACAATCCGCGAGGGATACGGGCAGAGCGAGACGGTCTGCTGCGTTGCGCAGTTCCCCTGTATTGAACCGCGCCCGGGCTCGATGGGCAAACCCTCGCCTGGCTGGACAGTCGGGATCCACAATGATGATGGCAAGCCGGTTCCTTCAGGAGAGGAAGGCCGCCTTGCAATCCGGTGCGATCCCCGGCCTCCCGGTCTTATCAGGGAATATATTGAGAATCCGGAAGAGAATAAGAAATCATTTGTCAATGGCTGGTATTACACTGGCGACAAAGTATATTCTGACGATGACGGGTATTTCTGGTTTGTCGGCAGGGACGATGACGTAATCAAGAGTTCGGGATACCGGATCGGCCCCTTCGAGGTTGAGAGTGCCTTAATAGAACACCCGGCTGTGCAGGAGGCCGCGGTTGTGGGATCACCGGATCGTATCCGGGGCCTGATCGTCAAGGCGTTTGTTGTGCTCAATGCCGGGTTCGAACCTTCCGAGTCCCTGGTACGGGAACTCAAGACGTACGTGAAGAAGACCACTGCACCGTACAAATACCCTCGGGAGATCGAATTTGTTACGAGTCTTCCAAAGACTATCTCCGGGAAGATCAAAAGGAACGAGCTTCGGGCCGCGGAGCTGAAAAAATACCAGGAACAGAAATAA
- a CDS encoding PKD domain-containing protein: MKYAIQRVLVFAVILTALIPASALAVPINDTGSGFIVVTNPPVADFYTSTRYGPGPFTVSFSDNSLGALPMTYRWDFGDSTSSSRQNPSHTYAASGEYTVRLTVTNEYGTNTKTVPAYIGVGLPPEAEFKVTPGSGEIPLIVSFTDVSINRPGTWNWDFGDGTTSSEQNPVHTYTAPGSYSVTLRVTNHFGSDRHTISGVIIAGNPAPVQPPAPVIPEKKKPEGLAGLIQEARGSTEKNLPTGNFIPPQFMALAAVITSMGVILVQILIANLSTLSQIGFKIAKFLADLAGGHAVEKLSEKEIEARKLAVRKMERHFLGLSATEVLVIEAAVIMVALAFILADRAELTLETVLIYIAVGAISIVLHDFAHRYFATKHGHDADTQFWGLGTVIMFLTAWLYGNAFAQSYRNLVNRETEDEPREMGIEMVAGPVVSIILMVIFLLMVMFGGLWAVAGGIGFTINLITAVYSLMPIETMDGGAVWRWNRGLYLALFVPIIIFYFYTFMLV, from the coding sequence ATGAAATACGCGATACAACGAGTTCTGGTCTTTGCTGTCATTCTCACGGCACTCATACCGGCATCTGCCCTTGCAGTTCCGATAAATGATACAGGTTCCGGTTTCATTGTTGTGACAAACCCTCCGGTTGCAGATTTCTATACCAGTACACGATACGGGCCCGGGCCTTTCACAGTCAGTTTTTCTGATAATTCTCTCGGGGCTTTGCCGATGACCTATCGTTGGGATTTCGGGGATAGCACAAGCTCCAGCCGGCAGAACCCCTCCCATACGTATGCTGCCAGCGGCGAGTATACCGTACGCCTGACCGTGACAAACGAGTACGGGACCAATACAAAAACAGTTCCGGCCTATATCGGCGTGGGACTGCCTCCTGAAGCGGAATTTAAAGTTACACCGGGTTCCGGGGAGATCCCGCTGATTGTCAGCTTCACGGATGTATCGATAAACCGGCCCGGGACATGGAACTGGGATTTCGGGGACGGAACAACATCATCCGAACAGAACCCTGTCCATACTTACACCGCACCGGGGTCTTATAGTGTCACGCTCCGGGTGACCAACCACTTTGGCAGTGACCGTCATACCATATCCGGCGTGATAATCGCCGGAAACCCGGCTCCCGTCCAGCCCCCGGCACCGGTAATACCGGAGAAGAAGAAACCCGAAGGTCTTGCCGGGCTGATCCAGGAGGCACGGGGTTCAACGGAAAAGAACCTGCCGACAGGCAATTTCATTCCCCCGCAGTTCATGGCACTCGCCGCTGTGATCACGAGCATGGGGGTCATCCTCGTCCAGATCCTGATCGCAAACCTGAGCACCCTTTCGCAGATCGGATTCAAGATAGCAAAATTCCTGGCAGATCTTGCCGGGGGTCATGCCGTCGAGAAACTGAGCGAAAAAGAGATTGAAGCCCGCAAACTCGCCGTCCGCAAGATGGAGCGGCATTTCCTCGGGCTTTCTGCAACGGAAGTTCTCGTCATTGAAGCTGCAGTGATCATGGTGGCGCTTGCGTTCATCCTTGCAGACCGTGCCGAACTGACACTTGAAACCGTCCTGATCTATATCGCGGTCGGTGCAATTTCTATCGTCCTCCATGATTTTGCCCACCGGTACTTTGCAACAAAACACGGGCATGATGCGGACACGCAGTTCTGGGGCCTTGGAACGGTCATCATGTTCCTGACGGCATGGCTGTACGGGAATGCATTTGCCCAGTCTTACCGGAACCTTGTCAACCGCGAGACGGAAGACGAGCCCCGCGAGATGGGGATCGAGATGGTTGCAGGACCGGTCGTCAGTATCATCCTGATGGTAATCTTCCTTCTTATGGTGATGTTCGGGGGGCTCTGGGCTGTTGCCGGTGGGATCGGTTTTACCATCAACCTCATCACCGCGGTGTACAGTCTGATGCCTATCGAGACGATGGACGGGGGTGCCGTCTGGAGATGGAACCGGGGCCTGTACCTGGCATTGTTCGTACCGATCATCATTTTTTATTTCTACACGTTCATGCTGGTGTGA
- a CDS encoding DNA-3-methyladenine glycosylase, whose amino-acid sequence MDRHIFQYGDAEIRYLKKRDKILGLAIDRIGMIEREVTPDPFTALVSSIVAQQISAKAAATVWDRMQERFGTITGETLASVSPEEIRQCGMSLRKAGYIHGIGTAVKRGEMDFSRFGEMSDSGIIDHLTALPGVGKWTAEMLLLFSLERPDVVSWNDLAIRRGMMNLYNRITLTREQFERYRKRYSPYGSVASLYLWAVSHE is encoded by the coding sequence ATGGACAGACATATTTTCCAGTATGGCGATGCCGAGATACGTTACCTGAAAAAACGGGATAAGATCCTCGGGCTTGCCATTGACCGTATCGGGATGATCGAACGGGAGGTAACCCCGGATCCATTCACCGCACTCGTATCCAGCATTGTTGCCCAGCAGATCTCAGCGAAGGCAGCAGCAACGGTCTGGGACCGGATGCAGGAGCGGTTCGGGACAATAACCGGAGAGACTCTGGCATCGGTATCTCCCGAAGAGATCCGGCAATGCGGGATGTCTTTAAGAAAGGCCGGCTATATCCACGGTATTGGCACTGCCGTTAAGCGGGGCGAAATGGATTTTTCCCGGTTTGGGGAAATGTCTGACAGCGGGATTATCGATCATCTGACAGCACTGCCTGGTGTCGGGAAATGGACTGCCGAGATGCTCCTCCTCTTCTCGCTGGAGAGGCCGGATGTCGTGAGCTGGAACGATCTTGCTATCCGGCGGGGGATGATGAACCTCTACAACAGAATCACTCTTACGAGGGAGCAGTTCGAGCGGTACCGGAAACGTTATTCTCCGTATGGTTCGGTAGCTTCGCTCTATCTCTGGGCGGTTTCGCACGAGTGA